Proteins from a genomic interval of Maylandia zebra isolate NMK-2024a linkage group LG15, Mzebra_GT3a, whole genome shotgun sequence:
- the exoc8 gene encoding exocyst complex component 8, with the protein MSETGNRLRKQLESPNFDPQNYVKQLSQQSDGDRDLQEHRQKIQNLADETAQNLKKNVYKNYRQFIETAKEISYLESEMYQLSHILTEQKSIMESITQALLSTDKDETSKEMQAAFPKETEEVKQRTLTSLLEKVEGVKNIMDTPGRHLIYNGDLAEFDVDNMSPIQKVHAFLMNDCLLIATWLPNRRGTVKYKYNALYDLESFAVVNVKDNPPMKDMFKILMFPDSRIFQAENSKVKKEWLEILDETKKNKVSKDRHKKEEEVPTSPVRAEVSTNPFDMDDDEDTVDGEESVNLSLEWIQELPEDLDVCIAQRDFEGAVDLLDKLNEYLRDQPVTPKVKELRGKVDERVRQLTEVLVFELSPDRSLRGGPKATRRAVSQLIRLGQSTKACELFLKNRAAAVQTAIRQLRIEGATLLYIHKLCNIFFTSLLETAKEFQMDFAGNTGCYSAFVVWSRSAMRMFVDAFSKQVFDSKESLSTAAECVKVAKEHCQQLTEIGLDLTFTLQSLLVKDIKAALQSYKDIIIEATKHRNSEEMWRRMNLMTPEALAKLKDEMRSCGINFEQYTGDDCWVNLSYTVVAFTKQMMSFLEEGLKLYFPELHMVLLESLREIILVAVQHVDYSLRCEQDPEKKAFVMQNASFLHDTVLPVVERRFEESVGKPAKQLQDLRKSTRPVRINPESTTSVV; encoded by the exons ATGTCGGAAACGGGGAACCGACTACGGAAGCAGCTCGAATCGCCCAATTTCGACCCGCAAAATTACGTCAAGCAGCTGTCACAGCAGTCCGATGGCGACAGGGATTTGCAGGAGCACCGACAAAAAATCCAAAACCTTGCCGACGAAACGGCTCAAAAtctgaagaaaaatgtttacaaGAATTACAGACAGTTCATCGAAACAGCCAAAGAGATTTCCTATCTGGAGAGCGAAATGTACCAGCTGAGCCACATCCTGACTGAACAGAAGAGCATCATGGAGAGTATCACTCAGGCCCTGCTGTCCACAGATAAGGATGAGACGTCTAAAGAGATGCAGGCAGCTTTTCCCAAAGAGACTGAGGAGGTGAAGCAGAGGACCCTCACCTCACTGCTGGAGAAAGTGGAAGGGGTTAAAAACATCATGGACACCCCAGGCAGGCACCTTATCTACAATGGGGACCTTGCAGAGTTTGATGTTGACAACATGTCCCCCATTCAGAAGGTGCACGCTTTCCTGATGAATGACTGTCTGCTGATTGCCACCTGGCTGCCTAACCGCCGTGGCACGGTTAAGTATAAATACAACGCTCTGTATGACCTGGAGAGCTTTGCTGTGGTTAACGTGAAAGACAACCCACCAATGAAGGACATGTTCAAGATCCTAATGTTTCCAGACAGCCGCATCTTCCAGGCAGAGAACAGCAAAGTTAAGAAAGAGTGGTTGGAGATCCTAGatgaaaccaagaaaaacaaagtctCCAAAGACAGGCataagaaggaggaggaggtccCCACTTCTCCTGTTAGAGCTGAGGTATCCACCAATCCTTTTGAtatggatgatgatgaagacaCGGTTGATGGTGAGGAGAGCGTGAATCTTAGCCTTGAGTGGATCCAGGAGCTGCCAGAGGATCTGGATGTGTGCATTGCCCAGAGAGACTTCGAGGGTGCTGTTGACCTGCTGGACAAGCTCAATGAGTATCTCAGAGATCAGCCTGTCACCCCGAAGGTTAAAGAGCTTAGGGGGAAGGTGGATGAACGTGTGCGGCAGCTGACAGAGGTCCTGGTGTTTGAGTTGTCTCCAGATCGGTCACTTCGTGGCGGTCCTAAAGCAACCCGGCGGGCTGTTTCCCAGCTCATCAGACTag GCCAGTCCACCAAAGCCTGTGAGCTCTTTCTGAAGAACCGCGCTGCTGCAGTGCAGACTGCTATACGGCAGCTTCGCATCGAAGGAGCCACGCTGCTCTACATCCACAAACTCTGCAACATATTCTTCACCAGCCTGCTGGAGACGGCCAAAGAATTTCAGATGGACTTTGCCGGGAACACAGGCTGCTATTCTGCCTTCGTGGTCTGGTCCAGATCAGCCATGAGGATGTTTGTGGACGCCTTCAGCAAGCAG GTGTTCGACAGTAAGGAGAGCCTGTCGACAGCAGCAGAGTGCGTTAAAGTGGCTAAAGAACACTGTCAGCAGCTCACCGAGATCGGCCTGGACCTGACCTTCACCCTGCAGTCCCTGCTGGTCAAAGACATCAAGGCAGCGCTCCAGAGCTACAAAGATATTATCATCGAGGCCACGAAACACAGAAactctgaggagatgtggaggaGGATGAACCTCATGACTCCTGAGGCTTTGGCTAAACTTAAG GATGAGATGCGCAGTTGTGGCATTAACTTTGAGCAGTACACAGGTGATGACTGCTGGGTGAACCTGAGCTATACCGTCGTGGCCTTCACCAAGCAGATGATGAGCTTCTTAGAGGAAGGCCTGAAGCTCTACTTCCCTGAGCTGCACATGGTGCTGCTGGAGAGCCTGAGGGAGATCATCCTGGTGGCCGTACAGCACGTAGACTACAGCCTCCGCTGTGAGCAGGACCCTGAGAAGAAAGCCTTTGTCATGCAGAATGCCTCCTTCCTCCACGACACCGTGCTGCCGGTGGTTGAGCGGAGGTTTGAGGAGAGCGTGGGGAAGCCGGCCAAGCAGCTGCAGGACCTCAGGAAGAGCACGAGGCCGGTACGAATCAACCCCGAGAGCACCACATCCGTGGTCTGA
- the sprtn gene encoding DNA-dependent metalloprotease SPRTN, which produces MDEDFLLAIRLQEQFDQEYQALLSSSSGTVDDSFGQSSKKRRVEVAGGGSDVVPYWKPNPQLERPMSIVDESWEMLDPNPDVRVMFLEFNDMFFWGKLSGVEVKWSSRMTLCAGVCSYEGRGGLCSIRLSEPLLKLRPRKDLVETLLHEMIHALLFVTQNNRDRDGHGPEFCKHMNRINKASGTKITIYHSFHDEVDVYRQHWWRCDGPCQKRKPYFGYVKRAMNRAPSSLDPWWEDHQRTCGGTYTKIKEPEGYGKKCKKTSKTSEKKATGSGKPSSTTTGSGSQDIRNIIPFSGKGFILGGKSQDSTSSLPSPRPPLPVVKTPLSNPVPSPKKFFTPSSLTKSVSSPVHSNKTNGISNTFTSVRPSTSMGKKPPVKRSVGNASHFVNINGSPVKMPKSQSSSSSQGGDKIKQSSIDDLFNSTSLRKSETKRDSLISPKSSTNAASASSIFQKQQNNHLTSSPSTPSPRPDITNHSKVSSVVTTGSQGSTSRPVQSKYFTNSDSDSTSAAVGRNQTPRQRAWDDRSSSASIFDFFQKTLGSDSATSKESIKAKSPEVLQRTTSATTTPSSSASLQSSAGLHSVASSSSSSSSFAVMVCCPVCQAKIQESKINEHLDSCLS; this is translated from the exons aTGGATGAGGATTTCCTGCTCGCTATTCGGCTGCAGGAGCAGTTTGATCAGGAATACCAGGCTTTATTATCGTCATCAAGTGGTACTGTAGATGATAGTTTCGGGCAGAGCAGTAAGAAACGGAGAGTGGAGGTAGCTGGAGGTGGTAGCGATGTTGTTCCCTACTGGAAACCGAATCCCCAGCTTGAGAGGCCAATGTCCATTGTGGACGAGTCCTGGGAGATGCTTGACCCTAACCCCGACGTCAGGGTTATGTTTCTGGAGTTCAATGACATGTTCTTCTGGGGTAAACTTAGCGGTGTGGAGGTGAAGTGGAGCTCGAGAATGACGTT gTGTGCTGGAGTTTGTTCTTATGAGGGTCGAGGTGGACTGTGTTCAATCAGGCTGAGTGAGCCTCTGCTGAAGCTTAGACCCAGAAAAGACCTGGTAGAG ACCCTTCTCCATGAAATGATTCACGCTCTCCTGTTTGTGACACAAAATAACCGGGACAGAGATGGCCACGGACCTGAGTTCTGCAAACACATGAACCGGATCAACAAAGCCAGTGGGACCAAGATCACT ATCTACCACAGCTTCCACGATGAGGTTGATGTGTACCGGCAGCACTGGTGGCGGTGTGATGGGCCCTGCCAGAAGCGTAAACCCTACTTTGGCTACGTGAAGAGGGCCATGAATAGAGCTCCTTCTTCTCTGGACCCTTGGTGGGAGGATCACCAGAGAACATGTGGTGGCACATACACCAAAATCAAGGAGCCTGAAGGATATggcaaaaaatgcaaaaaaaccaGCAAGACCTCAGAGAAGAAGGCCACAGGAAGTGGCAAGCCTTCAAGTACGACTACAG GTTCGGGATCACAGGATATAAGGAACATCATCCCATTTAGTGGGAAAGGCTTCATCCTTGGGGGGAAGTCTCAGGACTCAACGTCTTCCTTGCCATCTCCCAGGCCACCACTTCCTGTTGTGAAAACACCATTGTCCAACCCTGTCCCCTCCCCAAAGAAGTTCTTCACGCCATCGTCCCTGACTAAAAGTGTCTCCTCTCCTGTTCACTCTAACAAGACCAATGGGATTTCCAACACTTTTACCTCAGTCAGACCATCCACTTCCATGGGGAAAAAGCCACCTGTAAAGAGGTCTGTCGGCAACGCGAGCCACTTTGTCAACATAAACGGTTCACCAGTGAAAATGCCAAAATCCCAGAGCAGTAGTAGCAGCCAAGGAGGAGATAAGATCAAACAGAGTTCCATTGACGACCTTTTTAATAGCACAAGCCTCAGGAAGTCAGAGACCAAAAGAGACTCACTGATATCACCAAAGTCTTCCACAAATGCTGCTTCTGCCTCCTCTAtatttcaaaaacaacaaaataatcatttgACTTCCTCTCCCAGCACGCCCAGTCCCAGGCCTGACATAACAAACCATTCCAAGGTCTCATCTGTAGTTACAACCGGATCCCAGGGTAGCACTTCAAGACCTGTACAGTCCAAGTATTTTACTAATTCTGACAGTGACAGCACATCAGCGGCTGTGGGTAGGAATCAGACGCCAAGACAGAGGGCGTGGGATGACCGCAGCAGCTCTGCCAGCATCTTTGACTTCTTCCAGAAGACCTTAGGCAGCGATTCAGCAACATCGAAGGAATCAATTAAGGCAAAATCACCAGAAGTGCTGCAGAGAACTACCAGTGCCACCACCAcaccctcctcttctgcttctcTGCAGTCCTCAGCAGGACTGCACAGTGTtgcctcctcttcttcatcctcctcctcctttgcaGTGATGGTCTGTTGTCCAGTGTGCCAAGCAAAGATCCAGGAGTCAAAGATCAATGAGCATCTTGATTCCTGCCTCTCTTGA
- the fam89a gene encoding protein FAM89A — MNGKSTNGTLGGMACIEGLPPLPKSLSGLLNSSGGSWREMERMYVKKTMIQDDLSRGRNNADNLLANKPANLDAALALLRKEMVGLRQQDMSLLCQLWSLHESIQEYKGSCQDLSAASSLSMMENGYFDEDDEYYPEPGSTPTGEQPDGDIGDGMATMGAAKNGSGSGKGDSWDSFRVNI, encoded by the exons ATGAATGGTAAGTCAACGAACGGCACGCTGGGGGGAATGGCCTGCATCGAGGGTCTACCGCCGCTGCCGAAGAGCCTGAGCGGGTTGCTGAACTCAAGCGGCGGCTCCTGGAGAGAAATGGAGAGGATGTACGTGAAGAAAACCATGATCCAGGACGACCTGAGCAGAGGCAGGAACAATGCCGATAACCTGCTGGCCAACAAGCCGGCCAACCTCGATGCAGCACTGGCTCTGCTGCGAAAAGAGATG GTGGGTTTGCGTCAGCAGGACATGTCCCTGCTGTGCCAGCTGTGGTCGCTCCACGAGTCCATCCAGGAGTACAAGGGGAGCTGCCAGGACCTTAGCGCAGCCTCCAGCCTCAGCATGATGGAGAATGGCTACTTTGACGAGGATGACGAGTATTACCCGGAGCCTGGTTCCACTCCCACCGGGGAACAGCCGGATGGAGACATTGGAGATGGGATGGCAACAATGGGGGCAGCCAAGAATGGGAGCGGCAGTGGCAAAGGGGACAGCTGGGACTCCTTTCGCGTTAACATCTGA